A single region of the Neotabrizicola shimadae genome encodes:
- a CDS encoding MerR family transcriptional regulator, with the protein MAREVTIGEAARQSGVKVTTIRFYEERGLLKAPPRSDGGQRLYSAREVARLRFIRHARDLGFGMEAIADLLELAAHPEAPCADADRLARERLADVRGKIAALRALEGELERMVTACEGGTAADCAVIDSLADHAHCRADHDRSALAAG; encoded by the coding sequence GTGGCGCGCGAGGTGACCATCGGCGAGGCGGCGCGGCAGAGCGGCGTGAAGGTGACGACGATCCGCTTCTACGAGGAGCGCGGATTGTTGAAAGCGCCGCCCCGGTCGGACGGGGGCCAGCGGCTTTATTCCGCACGCGAGGTGGCGCGGCTGCGGTTCATCCGCCATGCCCGCGACCTGGGGTTCGGGATGGAGGCCATCGCGGACCTTCTGGAGCTTGCGGCCCATCCCGAGGCGCCCTGCGCCGATGCCGACCGGCTGGCGCGCGAGCGGCTGGCGGACGTGCGCGGCAAGATCGCGGCGTTGCGCGCACTGGAGGGCGAGTTGGAGCGGATGGTGACCGCCTGCGAGGGGGGCACGGCGGCGGATTGTGCGGTGATCGACAGCCTGGCCGACCACGCGCATTGCCGGGCCGACCACGACCGCAGCGCGCTTGCCGCAGGGTGA
- a CDS encoding sarcosine oxidase subunit delta — protein sequence MRLTCPLCGERDRREFYYYGAADYLARPEPGAAPEAWDDYLHLRDNPAGVVRDLWYHESGCGSWLVVTRNTVTHDVLGAELVAERAK from the coding sequence ATGCGCCTGACCTGTCCCCTGTGCGGCGAACGCGACCGGCGCGAGTTCTACTACTACGGCGCCGCCGATTACCTGGCTCGCCCCGAACCGGGGGCCGCTCCGGAGGCCTGGGACGATTACCTGCACCTGCGCGACAACCCCGCCGGGGTGGTGCGGGATCTGTGGTACCACGAAAGCGGCTGTGGGTCCTGGCTGGTGGTGACGCGCAACACGGTCACCCACGATGTGCTGGGTGCCGAACTTGTGGCGGAGCGCGCGAAATGA
- a CDS encoding sarcosine oxidase subunit beta family protein, whose protein sequence is MRYSGLRVITEGLFGNKGWKPAWRDPAPKAEYDAVIIGGGGHGLSTAYYLAKNHGMTNIAVLEKGYLGGGNVGRNTTIVRANYILPGNSEFYSHSLKLWEGLEAELNYNVMHSQRGLINLFHSDGQRDAFARRGNSMINQGDDAVLLDREGVRELLPYLDFEQTRFPIYGGLLHPRGGSARHDAVAWGYARGADRRGVDLIQNCEVTGIDIENGRVTGVQTTRGAIRAKKVGMVVAGRSGQVAAMAGMRLPIESHVLQAFVSEGLKPVIDHVISFGMGHFYISQSDKGGLVFGGDLDFYASYAARGNLPMVEHVMEAGMTLMPMIGRAKVLRSWGGIMDMSPDGSPIIDKTHIEGLFVDTGWNYGGFKAVPASGWCMAHLMATGESHEVARRFKLNRFATGHLLDEEGTGSQHNLH, encoded by the coding sequence ATGCGCTATTCCGGCCTCAGGGTCATCACCGAAGGGTTGTTCGGCAACAAGGGCTGGAAGCCTGCCTGGCGCGATCCCGCGCCCAAGGCCGAATATGACGCGGTGATCATTGGCGGCGGCGGGCATGGCCTGTCGACGGCCTATTACCTGGCGAAGAACCACGGGATGACGAACATCGCCGTGCTCGAGAAGGGCTATCTGGGCGGCGGCAATGTGGGCCGCAACACGACCATCGTGCGCGCGAACTACATCCTGCCTGGCAACAGCGAATTCTACAGCCATTCCCTGAAGTTGTGGGAAGGTCTTGAGGCAGAGCTGAACTACAATGTCATGCATTCGCAGCGCGGCCTGATCAATCTGTTCCATTCGGACGGCCAGCGCGATGCCTTTGCCCGGCGCGGCAATTCGATGATCAACCAGGGCGACGACGCGGTGCTTCTGGACCGCGAGGGCGTGCGCGAACTGCTGCCCTATCTGGATTTCGAGCAGACGCGCTTTCCGATCTATGGCGGGCTTCTGCATCCGCGCGGCGGATCGGCCCGGCACGATGCGGTGGCCTGGGGCTATGCGCGGGGCGCGGACCGGCGCGGGGTGGATCTGATCCAGAACTGCGAAGTGACCGGCATCGACATCGAGAATGGCCGGGTGACGGGCGTTCAGACCACGCGCGGCGCGATCCGGGCGAAGAAGGTCGGCATGGTGGTGGCCGGCCGGTCGGGGCAGGTGGCGGCGATGGCCGGGATGCGCCTGCCCATAGAGAGCCATGTCCTGCAAGCCTTCGTGTCCGAGGGGCTGAAGCCGGTGATCGACCATGTCATCAGCTTTGGCATGGGGCATTTCTACATCAGCCAGTCCGACAAGGGCGGGCTGGTCTTTGGCGGCGACCTGGATTTCTACGCAAGCTATGCCGCGCGGGGCAACCTGCCGATGGTCGAGCATGTGATGGAAGCAGGGATGACGCTGATGCCCATGATCGGCCGGGCGAAGGTGTTGCGCAGTTGGGGCGGCATCATGGACATGTCGCCCGACGGGTCGCCCATCATCGACAAGACCCATATCGAGGGGCTGTTCGTCGACACCGGCTGGAACTACGGCGGGTTCAAGGCCGTGCCGGCAAGCGGCTGGTGCATGGCGCATCTGATGGCGACCGGCGAAAGCCACGAGGTCGCCCGCCGCTTCAAGCTGAACCGTTTCGCCACCGGCCATCTTCTGGATGAAGAGGGCACCGGGTCGCAGCATAATTTGCATTGA